One Kiloniellales bacterium DNA window includes the following coding sequences:
- a CDS encoding CoA transferase, translated as MTSDCLAGYRVVDLSQYLPGPFAGQILADLGAEVVKVEPPGGDPMRGIGPPDPDGVSAYYKLVNAGKRVVRIDLKVAAGRAAFGDLITAADVLLESYRPGMLARLGFDRTALATLNPRLVHCALSGYGQTGPYAEKGGHDLNYLAWSGGLATSGSAARPTIAHPPVADHAGALQAVIAILAALLRRERSGEGAFLDVSLAETVLAWQGGQLTAALRGRPMTRGRDLLNGGAACYGIYATADGRFVTLGALEPKFWAAFCAAVERPDWIARQAEALPQDDLIAEVAALFGTESLAKWQALLGPVDCCWQPVLEAEELLADPQTRARGLLQRTGDLAEVLFPALIDDGVPAPRRPLEEVSADAVLRAWGAE; from the coding sequence ATGACCTCCGATTGTCTCGCCGGATATCGCGTCGTCGACCTCTCGCAGTACCTGCCGGGGCCCTTCGCCGGCCAGATCCTGGCCGACCTCGGCGCCGAGGTGGTTAAGGTCGAACCGCCGGGCGGCGATCCCATGCGCGGCATCGGCCCGCCGGACCCGGACGGGGTCTCCGCCTACTACAAGCTGGTCAACGCCGGAAAGCGGGTGGTCCGGATCGACCTCAAGGTCGCGGCCGGGCGGGCGGCCTTCGGCGACCTGATCACGGCGGCGGACGTGCTGCTGGAGTCCTATCGGCCCGGCATGCTGGCTCGCCTCGGCTTCGACCGCACGGCCTTGGCGACCTTGAACCCGCGGCTGGTCCACTGCGCGCTCTCCGGCTACGGCCAGACCGGGCCCTATGCCGAAAAGGGCGGCCACGACCTGAACTACCTGGCCTGGAGCGGTGGCCTGGCGACCTCGGGCAGCGCAGCGCGGCCGACGATCGCCCATCCGCCGGTGGCCGACCACGCCGGCGCCCTGCAGGCGGTGATCGCGATCCTGGCGGCCCTGCTGCGGCGCGAGCGGAGCGGGGAAGGGGCCTTCCTGGACGTCAGCCTGGCCGAGACGGTGCTGGCTTGGCAGGGCGGCCAGCTCACGGCCGCCTTGCGCGGCCGGCCCATGACCCGGGGCCGGGACCTGCTGAACGGCGGCGCCGCCTGCTACGGGATCTACGCCACCGCCGACGGCCGCTTCGTCACCCTGGGCGCCCTGGAGCCGAAGTTCTGGGCCGCCTTCTGCGCGGCGGTCGAGCGGCCCGACTGGATCGCCCGGCAGGCCGAGGCCCTGCCCCAAGACGACCTGATTGCCGAGGTCGCCGCCCTTTTTGGAACTGAGAGCCTCGCCAAATGGCAGGCGCTGCTCGGGCCCGTCGATTGCTGCTGGCAGCCGGTCCTGGAGGCGGAGGAGCTGCTCGCCGACCCGCAAACCCGGGCCCGCGGCCTTTTGCAACGGACCGGGGACTTGGCCGAGGTCCTCTTCCCGGCCCTGATCGACGATGGGGTGCCCGCGCCGCGCCGGCCCTTGGAGGAGGTTTCGGCCGACGCCGTTCTGCGCGCCTGGGGGGCCGAATAG
- a CDS encoding GNAT family N-acetyltransferase — protein sequence MPDGREPAAIKVLTGIDEVPAAAWDACAGTENPFVSHAFLSALEDSGSVGQEAGWLPQHLAYHGEDGRLLGCLPLYLKSHSYGEYVFDWAWADAYERAGGRYYPKLQSSVPFTPVTGPRLLVHPEADWRQTAGTLAGAMAELARQLKISSAHITFPTLKEWSLLGDLGMLQRRGLQYRWDNRGYEDFDGFLAALASRKRKAIRKERREAEACGLTITRRCGDDIGPRHWDAFYRFYIATSERKWGHPYLTRDFFRRLGATLGEKVVLVLAEDEGRPVAGALNLRGADTLYGRNWGCLGRFKFLHFELCYYQAIDHAIREGLQHVEAGAQGEHKIQRGYLPVETYSAHWIADGGFRQAVEDFLQREGRAISHEARALAGEGPYRKDGCG from the coding sequence ATGCCGGACGGACGCGAGCCCGCCGCGATCAAGGTCCTGACCGGGATCGACGAGGTGCCGGCGGCGGCCTGGGACGCCTGCGCCGGAACCGAAAACCCCTTCGTCAGCCACGCCTTCCTCTCCGCCCTGGAGGACAGCGGCTCGGTCGGCCAGGAGGCCGGCTGGCTGCCGCAGCACCTGGCCTATCACGGCGAGGACGGCCGCTTGCTCGGCTGCCTGCCGCTCTACCTCAAGAGCCATTCCTACGGCGAGTACGTCTTCGACTGGGCCTGGGCCGACGCCTACGAGCGGGCCGGCGGCCGTTATTACCCTAAGCTACAGTCCAGCGTACCCTTCACGCCGGTGACCGGGCCGCGGCTGCTGGTCCATCCCGAGGCGGACTGGCGGCAGACCGCCGGGACCCTGGCCGGGGCCATGGCCGAGCTGGCGCGGCAGCTCAAGATTTCCTCGGCCCACATCACCTTCCCGACCCTGAAGGAGTGGTCATTGCTCGGGGACCTCGGGATGCTGCAGCGGCGCGGCCTGCAGTACCGATGGGACAACCGCGGCTACGAGGACTTCGACGGCTTCCTCGCCGCCCTGGCCTCGCGCAAGCGAAAGGCGATCCGGAAGGAGCGCCGCGAGGCCGAGGCCTGCGGCCTGACCATCACGCGGCGCTGCGGCGACGACATCGGGCCCCGGCACTGGGACGCCTTCTACCGCTTTTACATCGCGACGAGCGAGCGCAAATGGGGCCATCCCTACCTGACCCGGGACTTCTTTCGCCGGCTCGGCGCGACCCTGGGCGAGAAGGTCGTCCTGGTCCTGGCCGAGGACGAGGGCCGGCCGGTCGCCGGCGCCCTTAACCTGCGCGGCGCCGACACGCTCTACGGCCGCAACTGGGGCTGCCTGGGCCGCTTCAAGTTCCTGCACTTCGAGCTCTGCTATTACCAGGCCATCGACCACGCGATCCGTGAAGGCCTGCAGCACGTCGAAGCCGGCGCCCAGGGCGAGCACAAGATCCAACGCGGCTACCTGCCGGTCGAGACCTACAGCGCCCACTGGATCGCCGACGGCGGCTTCCGCCAGGCGGTCGAGGACTTCCTCCAGCGCGAGGGCCGGGCGATCTCCCACGAGGCCCGCGCCCTCGCCGGCGAAGGCCCCTACCGCAAGGACGGCTGCGGCTGA
- a CDS encoding RidA family protein gives MAGAIDARLEELGIELPEAAAPAANYVPYVVSGKQVFVAGQITIHNGEIQYVGKLGRDYGVEEGQAAARLCALNIIAQVKAACGGELDRVVRCLRLGGFVNSTADFTDQPEVVNGASNLMVEVFSDKGKHSRAAVSAASLPRGVAVEVDAIFEID, from the coding sequence ATGGCCGGAGCGATCGACGCGCGCCTTGAGGAACTGGGGATCGAGCTGCCGGAGGCGGCCGCCCCGGCCGCCAACTACGTGCCCTACGTGGTCTCCGGCAAGCAGGTCTTCGTGGCCGGGCAGATCACCATCCACAACGGCGAGATCCAGTACGTCGGCAAGCTGGGCCGCGACTACGGGGTCGAGGAGGGCCAGGCGGCGGCGCGGCTCTGCGCCCTCAACATCATCGCCCAGGTCAAGGCGGCCTGCGGCGGCGAGCTGGACCGGGTGGTGCGCTGCCTGCGCCTGGGCGGCTTTGTCAACTCGACGGCCGATTTCACCGACCAGCCCGAAGTCGTCAACGGCGCTTCCAACCTGATGGTCGAGGTCTTCAGCGACAAGGGCAAGCACTCCCGGGCCGCGGTCTCGGCGGCCTCCCTGCCCAGGGGCGTCGCGGTCGAAGTCGACGCGATCTTCGAGATCGACTGA